ACAATGGCGCATTCGTAAAGGTGCTTTACCGGGGTCTTGCTTTGACACTCTGACGCCCGAAACGATGAGAAATCATGTTCACCCACCAAGTGCTGTGCTGCGGCTTGCATCTGCTTCATATCAAACCACTGGCCAGCTGGCAGCATGTGATAGCCATAGCGCTGATGCAAGATGGGTGAGCGTGTTGGTCCAGCCAGTAAGGCATAAAGGTAAGTGCGCTCATGGGCACTAAAGCGCGCATCAAAATCATTCTTCACGGGCTTAGCCCAGTTCACCACCACACTGGGGGGCAAGAAAGTATTGATCCCTCGTACCCAAGACCAATCATCCCGCACCACGTCGGTGTCAAAGTGCACAACTTGACCGAGGGCATGCACACCGGTATCGGTTCGACCCGCTGCAGTGGCCCTCACCGATTGCCCGTCACCAATAAACTGACCAATCGCCGATTCGAGTACAGCCTGAATAGTGGGTTGATTGGGTTGAACTTGCCACCCGCAATAGGCGCGGCCATCATACTGCACGCCTAAGGCAATTCGCATCATTTAATGGTCGTTGCGTTGATTGATCTCAGCCATCAGGCCACGAGCGGCAATGGTAATTTGCGGATCAACCTGACTGCTCACCAGCAGAATTTCCTCTAAGGCTTTGCGAGCTGCCTCAAAATCCTCAATGGTAATGTAGGCCTTTGCTAAATTGAGCTTTACCCGCAAGGCATCTGCATCGTGCTGCGCAGGGGTTGGGCTCAGATTTAAATCTAAGCTCGACAAGATGGCGGCCGCATTGGGAGGAATTGCGGCAGGGTTAGCAGATGCCATCGAGCCTGCATCGGCAACCGTGGTTTCACTAGGTTGTGATTCAGCACGGCGTGAGTAGCGCGCCAGCCACCAAAGCAGCAAGCCTGTGATCGCAGTTAAACCAAGACCTACGACTGCTGGGCCCCATTGATCCATGCCTGACTTCGGTAATGGCTGCTCACCTGCGTTCAAAGCCGCTTTGCGAGCCTCGAGGACTTTTTGCAAGTCGGCAATATTTTTCTCAAGCTCTGCAACGCGAGCTTTCGTTTGTGCCAAGGCCTTTTCTTGAGCAACGATCTCTTCGATATAGCGTCGCGTCTCGGCCTCATCGCCTGAGCCAGGACCAATGCGTAAGCGATCCTCTCCCGCTCCCGATGCTGCGCTAGGAGTTTGACTGACCGCTTTATTTGGGGACGTGCTTTGAGGGGATTCACCACGCTGCTCTCGCCAAGCCTGATTTGCTTCTTGTACAAATTCTTTTGCCTGTGCAGGTGTAATCGAACTTAATACGCTGGCATCCGGTTTATTTAACTGGGCGCCTGCTCGCAGACGATGAATACTCCCCCCAATGAATGCATCGGGATTGGCCTTATACAAAGCAAGGAGGGTCTCATCTAAATCAGCATTGCCCAGCTGAGGCCTGATTTGCGAAGCAATCTCACTTAAACTTTGGCCGGGGCGCACGGTAACCTTGTTAACATCGCCGACCATCAAGCTGTAGGTCTTGGCAACACCCCCATTACTCCACTTGAGCCCTAAGATGATGTCAATAAAGGGGTCGTTATCAGCGTCAATCGGGCTCTCCGTCTCCACCACGATCAAAAATTGATCAGGCTGATTGCGCTTTAAGGTAATCGATGGCTTGTAATCCAAAATCCGAGGAGAAATACCAAGGCGTTCATATTCCGTCTTAGCCACCGGATCAATTGCTAATGACTCCATGTAAGGCTTATCCTCAGCCCCGGTTCGAACGGGAATCTCAGCCCGCAAAGCCTCTTTAGGCTTAGACAAAATAATGGGTGAGCCAAGCGTTACGGCTTGTGAACTTGGCACCATGAAAAAGATCACGATGGCCAGTACGAGCCAGTTAAAGAGAGTTTGCAGGACGCAACGCCAAGGCATTTCTGAATTGACCCTAGTGATTGATCAAAATACGCAGCATGCGACGTAATGGTTCAGCAGCACCCCACAGCAACTGATCGCCAACCGTGAATGCGCCAAGATACTCCGGACCCATCGCTAATTTATGTAAACGCCCAATCGGAATGGTCATCGTGCCACTGACCGCTGCGGGCGATAGCTCGCGCTCGGTGAGCTCGCGCTCATTGGGGACTACCTTGACCCACTGATTATCAGCCGCTAGCATCTTTTCAATCTCAGCAAGCGGAATATCCTTCTTTAACTTCACGGTTAAGCCTTGGGAGTGACAACGCATGGCGCCAACGCGCACA
This genomic window from Polynucleobacter sp. MWH-UH24A contains:
- the truA gene encoding tRNA pseudouridine(38-40) synthase TruA; protein product: MMRIALGVQYDGRAYCGWQVQPNQPTIQAVLESAIGQFIGDGQSVRATAAGRTDTGVHALGQVVHFDTDVVRDDWSWVRGINTFLPPSVVVNWAKPVKNDFDARFSAHERTYLYALLAGPTRSPILHQRYGYHMLPAGQWFDMKQMQAAAQHLVGEHDFSSFRASECQSKTPVKHLYECAIVDQQPFVYVKVRANAFLHHMVRNIVGSLLHIGQGRQPSDWMQSVLAGRNRDLAAPTFAPDGLYLVRVGYPEEFNIPAPHLHNAGFPKELMLLP
- a CDS encoding FimV family protein, translating into MPWRCVLQTLFNWLVLAIVIFFMVPSSQAVTLGSPIILSKPKEALRAEIPVRTGAEDKPYMESLAIDPVAKTEYERLGISPRILDYKPSITLKRNQPDQFLIVVETESPIDADNDPFIDIILGLKWSNGGVAKTYSLMVGDVNKVTVRPGQSLSEIASQIRPQLGNADLDETLLALYKANPDAFIGGSIHRLRAGAQLNKPDASVLSSITPAQAKEFVQEANQAWREQRGESPQSTSPNKAVSQTPSAASGAGEDRLRIGPGSGDEAETRRYIEEIVAQEKALAQTKARVAELEKNIADLQKVLEARKAALNAGEQPLPKSGMDQWGPAVVGLGLTAITGLLLWWLARYSRRAESQPSETTVADAGSMASANPAAIPPNAAAILSSLDLNLSPTPAQHDADALRVKLNLAKAYITIEDFEAARKALEEILLVSSQVDPQITIAARGLMAEINQRNDH